The following DNA comes from Papaver somniferum cultivar HN1 chromosome 4, ASM357369v1, whole genome shotgun sequence.
aatgatttttcttttatatattttttctgaTGATGATTAAGTTCAAGGATATTAGAGTATCACTCTCAAAATATCTTTCAAATCCCCCTAAATTATAAAGATTAACCTTAAATAAAAAGTTAATTGGAAAATTTAAAAAGACAAACAACCCACAAAGATATCGGAATATCAATCTCAAAACATCGTACAAATCCCCTTAAATAATAAACATACACCctaaaataaaaagtaaactaAAAAATTTGAAAAGACCATAATAACAGAAATTAAAAATAACGACAATAAATCCATTTCACTTAAATGTTGGGAATATATAATctaaaacataaatttattacaAATTAAAATGTGTTTGATATCAATTAAGTTTCTTTTTAAAAGAAATTAATTTGACCGTTTCATATTTCTGATTGAAATGGTGTTAccaaaatcataataatattCAATCAAATACGAGTTACAACCTTTTAACATAAAAAACagattttggttggaaaaacaaGATGAATGAGTTgagttttctttatatttttcttttcaaacgaAAAAGAGTTATGTGAAAGAAAACAATGTTTGAACATCGTTTGTTTTCTATAAAAGTGATTTTGAGGAAGAATGAAAGTGTGGAAGTTTCACATCATATTACCGTGCAAAAGTGGTTGTCTAAGAGATTGAACTCGGGTTTTTATCCCGGGGACAACGCGCCAACGATGAAATACTTGCACAagagttttaatttgattttagtctGATTTATTCAAGTTTTAATTCATATAACAGATTTTAGGGAAAAAAACAGAGCTTGCTTGTACTGCCTGCTAAACTTTAACGTTAGATGTTCATGGAACTTTGAGATTAGGGTATGTTTATctacgagagagagagagagagagagacagtaGTAAGTTTACAACTTATATAGGTGCCTAGAGAGATTAGGGTATGTTTTTATACAACTATGATTGGATTGATCAAATGATTTTATTAaccttttatcaaaataaaaatgacGATACTGTTTTTTTCTATGAGAAAACCCTAAGGTCCCTAACTTTCTGGTAACTGAGTATATTCAATTGTTTTATCCTACGAACGACACAACAATAAACTGTTTCTAAAATTTTGGGAAAAATCtgtgaaacgtcttaaagagaacgacctagtccgcgacgATACCATTATATatgtttcgtgtttgattttgtttgttgtGCAGGAATAATTCAGCAACTGTTCTAACAACTTTaagatattttattttttcatagatATGAAAAGAAAAACGATTGCTAAAACGTGATAAGTATCATTGTTTGCTTCGTTTTATTGAATTATCAACAATATAATTTTTTTCTAGCGATTTTACATGGTGCTTGGAATTTTAGGTTACTTAATatttagacttaaattttatGTTTGGTCTTGATGGACTAAGATTGTAACATGAttaatattttcttcattaattTGTGGCGTAGAAAGTTATTgttgatgataaaaaaaaaatttaacatatTGTAAAGTTTTTTGTATATCTCCTATATGGAATTAATTTAGCTTAGAGATTTTTACTTTAGATTTTAGACATCATGAAGATCATGCATGTTAAATTTCAAAACTTTTGGATATTGAAAAGTAATTTTTAAGATATTTTATAAAACTGCATTACGTTGCTGAAAATTTCCGGTGAGCACAAATTTATTCCTGATCTTTGCGTCTCTATATAATTATAAAATTTTAATATAAGTAATCGtgaatttaaatttttttatcaccCATCGTGAATTTAACTGAAAATTTGTTTCGTAACCCGAAACCCATGAATGATGATCCGccaattcaaaaatatatgagactaaatttttcccaaaattttAGAAGGCATTTCATTCAATAAGGGTGACGGATACTATGTTCCGATAAACGATCTAATAGTTCACTTATTGACAAGTATCTTATATATCTGCCCAAAAAGTAACTTTTCCATGGACAGACTAAAAAAGGATAAGGTTCGAAAGAAAGACACCATGGGCATAGTGTTGTTTACGAAAAATAACTTTCAGAGTTCAAACATCATGGGGTTAATACGTATAATCAACTTTGTTGCACTATCTATTTTGGATGAAAGATCATAATGGTAAAGTTTAAGAGACCACACCACTTGTTAATTAACCTCAGAGTGATTGTAGTTTCTTTTGTTTCCATTTACAACATTAAGATCTTGTTGTCTTTAGCACCAAGAACCTTCGGCAAAGTGTACTCAATTACCACAAGAAGCAATACATTCCCACTCACAGTCTCCACATAACTGAAGTCCCACCTCCATGACCATAACGATATCCACAAAACTGGAGTATGGAGCACTATGAACATGTATTGTATTCTCGTTATCCCTAATAATTATTTTGTCCAGATATAAATCTCTATTTTCCTTACACATACACCCTCACggataattgaaacaaagatataatATTGTGTGCAATGAAAATTGTAGGTATCTATCACTGGGTTTAAAAAAGGAAAAGTTTGTCGTAAACACCCAACAATTGGTAAACTAATGAAATCTGCAATTATAGTTTCCATTATACCATTTTCTCGACCGTCAGTGTTCCTGCACACCTTAAGTACAATAAATAAATAGTCGGTCTTCACATGCATTTGTTAATGAATTTTTTGCCGACAGCTTCGTTCTTCAGTCTTTAATCTCCAACGTCGATTGGTTAATTTGATGTTCAACTACCATGCTCTATTCCAAGTCCTAGACTGACTCtagtaggctataaatcaagatatagtttttggatcaactaaatatgacaacaagcttgatatatcaGAACTTTTTATTTTGactgagcgatgctctaacagattACTCCAGCACCGTGAAGAAATTTGGCATTGGCATATGTACCAACTCCGCGAATTGTTTTGGTGCTGGAACATATGCCAGCGCATGGAAGATCTTAGCGCTCTGGAAAGCCCCAACAACGTGAAAGCTTTAGCGTTGGCATGTGGCAGCGCTGACAAGAAAAGAGCAAATATAACAAaggattaaaagaaaataaaagagtaCCTGGTAAATATTACTACAGTCAGAAAGGCCGAAACCAAGCTGGTAAAGGATAAAATAGAGGATAAATCTTAGGTTCTCAAGTTTCTTCCCACAGGGGAGGTGGGGGATCAATTGTAATATCATAAATCATAGGCTAATGTACCTAGTTCTAGGGACCAATATTCTAATGTAACAACAGAAAAAAGAGGATGAAATGAGTGAAAATCGAAACAAGCATAATAATTACCGAATGTAACCCCAATTGGGCTAACAAAGTCAACTTTTTTAGCTTCAAACCAACAAAGGACATCAATGGCAAGGAGGAAACCGAAGCCAATAAAAAGAAGGAGGTTGCTAGGAACGAGAATGAAAATTATATGGAAAAATGGTCGAAAGAATACACCGACATGTTTGCATAAAAAGTGAAAGATACGCCTGGAATATATCTCGAGATCTCGTGCCACAAGCTGAGAATTAACTCGGGCGCGAAGATATTCATGCATCCAATCTGAAAAACAACATCAATATATCACAAAcggaaaataaaaaactaaataaGAAGCGGAAGTCGAATATTATACGAAAAGTAGAATACACGGCGTAGATTGCCAACACGGTAATGGTACCACATGATGTGCGATCAGTTAGTAGATGTTAAAGCAGGACATGAGTTACTTTTATTCATGGACGAATACTCAAGTTACAACCAAACTCGCTCGTTCCAGAGGACTATGAAAATATTTCCTTCTTCACGCcgggaggtttatattgttacatccTAATACTAGTAACTTAGTAACCTACAATGTTTGTTTACAAATTAAACTTTCGGATACGTAAACCTGACATGAATGATTATAACGCAACCGTTTTAGTTTCAATCCCGCCGTTGTTTTAGTTTCGAACTCGCCGGAAAATAGATCTGGATCATGATCTTTAAGGCCAAGCACATGGTTACCCGTTTTGCTTGGATCTAGCTTCGATACAACCAAGCCAAAAACAAGTAAAATTAACCCCATTGTTGGAGGGAAGTCTTAAAAAAATCCAAATTATATTTTGTTGGATTCTAATAAATTTTTGTTATGGATTAAATAATATTCAAGAGACTAAATTGGAGATATAATAGGAAGGAAATGAGTTATAGGAAATAAataaaagacaaaaataaaattttcgaCTCTGCTACATGACTAGTTGAACAACATCTATGCCGACGTGGATACTATGTGTAGATGAAAGGTGAACTTTTCTATTTTCCATGTCAGCGaattgaaagaaaaagaaggaaaaaaagaggccaatttttaattttttagttttgacgCCAAAAGGGCAATATATTAAGAAAATCAGTTCATCACCAAGGAAGTAGTGGAACTGAACAAAACCAATACATAGTACTCAAATAAATGGAATACTCCAAAAAACCATGCAAGAAAaacgaaaaaacaaaaaaacaaaacacataCAAATCTAAAACATTAGTACATGACAGCCTCCTAGTTATTCAAAACCATATCTAGACTCACCCCATTAAAAGTATCAATACCTGTGCACCAATTGTAGATCAACACCTTAACACTATTTATTATATCTTGCAGACTCTTATACTTACCGTTAAAACATTTTGAGTTTCTCCCCGTCCATATAGCCCACCATATTGCAAAAGGAATTATATCCCAAATGTTCCTCATTGTATTAGTGTTTGATCCCTTCTTCCTATTCCACTCCCAAATGGTTTGTCTAACTTTTTGCAAAATAAACACCCATTAACAAGAATTGCACCTCTATATGTATCCATAGTCGGCGCCGCATTGTAACATAAAGTTCATACGAAAAAAGCACCTTTTGTGAAATTTTTGGATTCCAAAGGAAACTTGTAAGGAAACAAAATCAGACCATCGCACCTCCAAAGCCTTATAACATTCTAAACCCGAGAACGGTTTTCTACCTTGCAGCCAAACTCTTTATCTCCATAGTTTCTAATGTCAAAAGTAGAAATTAGTAGATGTGCAACATCCGCCACTTCTCTATCTTCAGTTATCTGCAAAAAGCTAGATTCCAACTACCCCACTGCTTAAGTTTAAACAATCCTGAATAGTAACATCTTATACTCTACTGATCTTGTAAAATGCAGGGAAAAGAGTTTTGAAGTTTTGACCATTCATCCATGAGTCTTTCCAGAATAAAACCATGTTACCAGAATTTACTTGTAATGTGGTACATTGTTGAACTTCAGAATGCCCGCCGACAGACTTTTTCCAACTGGTCTATTAGTAGGACTAGGAAAAAAAACATGTATGTTACCGCCAAACTTGTCATTAACCACTCTCCTCCAAAGCGCATATTGTTCATTGTAATACCTCCAGATCCATTTAGCATGTAAAGCCTTATTCATAATCCTTAGCTTCTTAATTCCTACTCCCCCTCCTTCCTTCGATAAATTCACTTTTTTCCACCTTACCCGATCCTATTTTGGTTTATTATTGACATAACCCCATAAGAATTGTCTCattattctttcctttgtttatcCACAGACACCGGCATCTGAAATAAAGACAAGTAGTAAATGGGAATATAAGAGAGCACAGACACCAGCATAAAAAAGAGGTCAATCGGTGGATAGATGTTGAACTGCCCACCTTTGAAATATCAAATACTATATGTTTTTATTTACAAGGGAACATTGAtctctatgaaaccttaaagtcCTTATTTTGAAACTATCTCTTAGATCGGCAAAGAGGTTTGGATTGTATTTGAGAAGTTGCTTAAATTATTCAGTTGGGTGACGAAGCTTCTGAATTTTATGTAATAAGAAGCTAACTTCCATATCATATCAAATCAACAAGATCTGCTACAAAGAAGCTTTTGCAGTTGTTTCAAAAAATATATTTGGGACTGATGACAAAATAATTACATACAATTAATAAGAGAATGAGTTGTTTCAACCAGATACAACAGGTGagatcacactacaaatatacaACTTCACAATGAAAGAAACGCGGACTGATTAGGTTATGGCGAAATCTGTTCTGATATATGATATCTCTACGTCTGCGAAACAGATAAAACAGGAAACACTCATCATATGGGGTGAAAATGACCAAATCATCAGCAACACACTGGCTATGGTTAGTTCAATTTATGTTCTGTGCTCATCATTCCTTTTTGTCAAAGCTTTCTCCTTCCGTAAGCATCCACTGCGACATTATATCACTAAGCAAATCTTGTATTGCATTATCGTAAGACAAAAACCATTTGTTGTGTATATGCAGAGACTAGATACTGAACTGCAAAACTCATCTTTGCATCAAATCCCAAATGCCGGTCATCTCCCTCATGTAGAAACACCGGATTCAGTTTCCAAGTTGATCGCCAACTTCGTCCGAGAAGGTGAGATCACAGAAAAAAATTCTGTTTACAAATAGGTCTTGTAAAACATTATGGGCTCTACACTATTGTTTTCTGTAATATATTTATAACTTTTAAACACTAAAAAAAAATCAGCTTATGCAGCTTTTATCAGTTGTGTGTGGTATGGTATGTCATATCTGGTTGTTTGCAAAATCCACCTTTTGGCTCTCTGTAAACTCAAAAGGGCAGGTTAAGCTTTGTTCTAGGTAAGAAGCCTTGATCAATAGCTGTTCTAAACCAAAGAAAAGGGTTATTTAGAACTTCTTGAAGCCAATTGGGTCAAACTTGGTAACCAGAGCCTGAGTAGCTGCTGACATGAAAATATAAGTAAGAAAGTGATGGCCGAAGACTGATGATTTTATGCTTCTGATGAATCTATAATTTAAGCCGAAATGGACCCAGGAATGATTGATATCTGCCGCACACTTGATAATTAATCCGAAACCGTCTCTGTCTACTAACCTAATGCCAACCCCGTGAAGTTGAATGCGACCAACTTAGCTTTCACATTACACCAGCTAAGAAGCAGAGATACAGAGGCATGGCAGGCATGCGGCATGCCATTGAAGAATCAAAAGAAACGCAACAGGTGCAGCAAAATTATGGTTTTATACGTCAGCTTAAATGATGATGCTTTTGAGCTTAGTCAAAACTTTGGGGAAATGGGCGTTTTTCACCTTGTGGTTGGAGTCCCATTTCCTCCACCAAAATTCAGCAACTTTCCCAATGCTATGCATTTTAAATCTCTCGGGTACTTCACCGTAACTCGTATCCGCAAGGGACCAGAGTAATGTCTGGTTCCACCAGAGATTGAGAAGAGCATATACCCAAAAACATGACTTGGAATTGACAAGACTATATATATTAAATTATAATCAGAAAAGGTTAACGAAAGGAGACATAATATGTCTAAAATCATGCTTTACTAAGTTGGTGGATGGATTCtcccaataaaaaaaataaagttatTCATGTTGCATTTTCTCTTGATCTTCCATCGAATCTTACCGCCAAAGAACTCCACTACAGTGCCCAGTTCGCACTATAGTGCCAAAAACGTGCATCTAGAGATTCTAATCTAAACCCTCCACCATCAAACCCCACGATTAGGGTAAACACCCCCATAAACATCCAAATTTGAGGATTGTTTTAGGGCAAATGCCTTTGATTATTTTGGGCCCACAGTTCAACAAAAGCATCCACATTTTCACTCCACAACACCCACCATCATCAATAATGATTCTCATCTATTAATAATTGGTAAGTACCACCACATGGATTATATGcacataccaacaacattgtacACATCTCAGTCAGTTGTTAAACAGTTTTGACTATTTTGGTGAATACTTTAGCCATACTTTTTGTCCAGTATTTTGTTGCAAGCAATGTctttagtttagcaaatcaaactGGACTGAAGACCCAAAGTTTCCCAATAAAGGTCAGGAAGAAAAGCCAAAAAGAAAAGGATAAATTTGGTGCACCCAAAATATTCCCGGTAAATAAGAATGGATGATAAAACTACATACAAAGAAGAGAAATAGAGAAGCAAAAGAGAGAAAAGAACATAGAGAGGCAGACAAAGGTTTTGGGAAATGTCAGTCCAATAGATGATGCTGAATCACTTTTACACAACCCAAATTATCAAAATTCAGACCTACTTGTTCTGACTTGAATGCTAAACTCATCTCAGCCATACATTACATTACAAACCCCTGAAATCCCTACCTCTCCATTCCTACGCCATTACCACCCACCACTTACATTTGTCtccactttttttctttctttcaaacAATCATAAGAAGTGACAAGAGAGCTGAAAACCCTAGAGTTAGGAACACAGAAACCATTTCAGTTTTGGCAACACCATTAGGATCAAACCCAGCTGGACCCGGACTGAATGGAGGACTGTTAAACCCTGGAGGACTGAGTAATCCTCCTGTTGGTGGACTGTTTGGAAAACCAGGTGGTGACATTACACCTGGTGTGGTGCCACCATTTCCTCCAAAGCTGCAAGTAAGAAAaataaatcattttcagaaaactCTAAACCAAAAAGTTCCACATCTCAAGAAAAAGACCCACCACCACACTGTCCAACAAGAAAAATTAGGTTCAACAACTGAGGTAAAAACCCTCCTTAACAAAAAAATTACTTGGGTACTCTCTTAACCACACTTTTACTTTTTACCCTGACCATGGTACATCATATGTAGATGTAACAGGTGTGGGGTCACTCAGCATTCAAACTTCAATGTACTGTGTAGAGTATTCAACTATTCTATGATGCTAGTAGTACAAAATTGAAAACAACAAGATATGACAGCCTAGTTGTACTCCCCTACTATTACAGTCCAAAACCATGCTGTTTTTGAAGTGAAAAAAGGCTTTGTTTATTGGGAGAAATCGAACTTTTAAGACATAACCTTTTTGCTAAAACACCTAATAAATCTCTTACATTGAAGATGGACAATCCACTCAAAACAAAAACCCTAACCCTATCATATTGTTTGTGCTCGTAATAAGATTGGAATACAAGACCAAAAGCAAAATGGGAGTATCTTTCACTAAGCAAATTTAAGAATACCCTCTCCTTTTTCTCTCGGTAAAGTTTATGTAAACAAAAAAGAGGATGGTATTGAGTTCTAGTAGACTTTACAATATGCTATTATCTTAATGTGACATCAACCAAATCCAAAAATAGAATTAAGAAAAGAGGAACTCATTTTGGTTTCAACAAAGAAAAGCTTCTATTTTAGACTATAATCTTCAAGGCAAAGAAAATCATACCTAGCAGATGAAGGGTAGGTACATGTACCACCAGTGCCTGTAAACCACCAAgggaaataaaaaataatcagaaATCTTTGTACAAGTAGTGATAGTAAAGCAAAGAAAAAGTAGATGAGAAATAAAATCAGGATTTGCTGGCTAGGGTCTTACTTGGGTCATTCTGAACAACGGTGGAAGAATTACTAAAGATGCAACTTCCTTGAGCTTGACCTTTGTTTTGATAATAGCTATTAACAGCATAAGAACAATGAGCCCTGACAGTATTAGGTTGAAAACAAGCACCATTCTGGAGTATAGGTTTACAGTCTGCCCCATTTCCACAAGCATAATCTAATGCCTTTTGTAAAGCTGATTCACTCACATCAGTTCTGCAAGCACACCAACTCGCTCCATCTAAGAAGCAAACAAACACAAATATGAGATATAACTTAACAAAAGACTGAGATTTATCATTTATGAGAGGAAACATGTAAGGAAATGAAGAGGTACAAGTTAGTATATCATATACCTGAGTGACCAGTCATGAATAACATGAGAACTGCAATAACTAAAATAGTAGCCATGGTTTTAAGTAAAGCAGTAGAAAGGGTTCTGGTAAGAATAAAGTGTAGATGAAATTAATGGTGTTTTGTGtgagatggatggatggatggatatgAGAAAAAGTTGATGGGAAATGTGAAGATgaacagaagaaagaaaaagttgagagagagagagagaggagaagAGTTTGTGGGAAATGAAAATGTCCCAGGTCTGTGTAGTAGACAATTATTATATGCTGTTGTTATACACTTAATTATGTACATAGTGGAACATCGAAGCTTTGCTAGCATGGCCTTGGATCAAAGCCACATGGGCAACAGACAAGTTCTACGACCTTCTCTGAACATGCGTCAGAGATATGTAATCCCCAGATGACAACAAGGGTTACAAGTTACAACGGCTATTTATGGATACGAGTTCACAAACAATTGTAAGGTAGCATCCGGCATGGTTTTAATAAACTCATccggctcttttttttttttctttcttataaaCTCATCCTGTCATGGTCTGCGATATTAAGTATCGGTATTCTTTTCATTTTATTCTCGAGGGAaaagcaagaacaaaagaactctAGATAT
Coding sequences within:
- the LOC113275811 gene encoding PLASMODESMATA CALLOSE-BINDING PROTEIN 2-like; the protein is MATILVIAVLMLFMTGHSDGASWCACRTDVSESALQKALDYACGNGADCKPILQNGACFQPNTVRAHCSYAVNSYYQNKGQAQGSCIFSNSSTVVQNDPSTGGTCTYPSSASFGGNGGTTPGVMSPPGFPNSPPTGGLLSPPGFNSPPFSPGPAGFDPNGVAKTEMVSVFLTLGFSALLSLLMIV